One genomic segment of Desulforegula conservatrix Mb1Pa includes these proteins:
- a CDS encoding 4Fe-4S dicluster domain-containing protein produces the protein MTDTLYRKLQEHLDRLPIGFPATPSGADIDVLRIMYEPYEAEIALNLTPEPVTAEILAGKMYTAKDELFESLENMAKRGLLMRIRIEGVPRYALVPYIVGSYEFQLNRITRDYNRAHNRLMAESMGMEVFSGKTSQFRILPVERSLEGNQAVLPHETIREYIKNAKKIAAVDCLCRLKAEKMGKGCGHPLRVCLSLNEFADYYLEADMPAEEISSEKALQILDECEKLGLVAHTQNAGDDIYYICNCCKCGCGIMGAVNMFGLHSQISSSTYVAKTDKRLCTGCQTCLDRCIFSARSIENGVAKVKKSKCLGCGLCKTTCPSGAITMEKREESRLPDVPADVQEMYDRIQIDKGKPVRILSLKTIKEGLKS, from the coding sequence ATGACTGATACATTATACCGCAAGCTTCAGGAGCACCTGGACAGACTTCCTATAGGATTCCCTGCAACGCCAAGCGGAGCAGATATTGATGTTCTCAGGATCATGTATGAACCATATGAAGCTGAAATAGCGCTCAACCTTACACCAGAGCCGGTTACGGCAGAAATTCTGGCCGGAAAAATGTATACGGCCAAGGATGAGCTTTTTGAGAGCCTCGAGAACATGGCAAAACGAGGACTACTTATGCGTATCAGGATCGAAGGCGTTCCCCGGTATGCACTTGTTCCTTACATAGTCGGCTCATATGAATTTCAGCTTAACAGGATCACAAGAGATTATAACAGAGCACATAACAGACTCATGGCCGAATCAATGGGAATGGAGGTTTTTTCAGGAAAGACCTCCCAGTTCAGAATTCTGCCTGTTGAAAGAAGTCTTGAAGGGAATCAGGCTGTTCTTCCGCATGAAACAATTCGTGAATATATTAAAAATGCAAAAAAAATTGCGGCAGTGGATTGTTTGTGCAGATTAAAAGCCGAAAAAATGGGCAAAGGATGCGGCCATCCCCTGAGAGTCTGCCTCAGCCTCAACGAATTTGCTGACTATTATCTTGAAGCAGATATGCCAGCAGAAGAAATATCTTCCGAAAAAGCACTTCAGATTTTAGACGAATGTGAAAAGCTCGGACTTGTGGCGCACACTCAAAATGCCGGCGACGACATATATTATATTTGTAACTGCTGCAAGTGCGGATGCGGAATCATGGGAGCCGTAAACATGTTCGGTCTTCACAGCCAGATTTCAAGTTCAACTTACGTGGCAAAAACGGATAAAAGACTCTGCACTGGCTGCCAGACATGCCTTGACAGATGCATATTCAGCGCAAGATCAATTGAAAACGGCGTGGCAAAAGTGAAAAAATCAAAATGCCTTGGCTGCGGGCTCTGCAAAACAACCTGTCCTTCGGGTGCCATTACAATGGAAAAAAGAGAAGAAAGCCGCCTTCCTGATGTTCCGGCTGATGTCCAGGAAATGTATGACAGAATTCAGATAGATAAAGGCAAACCCGTAAGAATACTATCCCTTAAAACCATCAAGGAAGGCTTAAAAAGCTGA
- the hypB gene encoding hydrogenase nickel incorporation protein HypB, with protein MDEVRLIEVKEDILADNDIKAGELRESLKKSGTFLMNLMSSPGSGKTSLILRTGEKLKKSLRIGVIEADIDSKVDAEKVAASGIKAVQLKTGGFCHLDASMVETGLDAIGVEDLDLIIIENVGNLVCPAEFDTGAAKNVMILSVPEGDDKPLKYPLMFSVCHVLLVNKTDYMELSDFSMDAMEQRVRRLNPNIKIFPISCKTGEGISEWTEWLENEVKNFQGL; from the coding sequence ATGGATGAGGTTCGTCTTATCGAAGTTAAGGAAGATATTCTTGCAGACAATGACATCAAGGCTGGAGAATTACGTGAGTCACTAAAGAAAAGCGGGACCTTTCTTATGAACCTCATGTCTTCCCCTGGTTCCGGCAAAACCAGCCTGATTCTGAGAACAGGCGAAAAGCTCAAAAAGAGCCTCCGGATCGGGGTTATAGAAGCCGATATCGATTCAAAGGTCGACGCTGAAAAAGTCGCTGCTTCAGGAATAAAGGCTGTTCAGCTTAAAACCGGAGGTTTTTGCCATCTTGACGCGTCAATGGTTGAAACAGGTCTTGATGCCATAGGAGTTGAGGACCTGGATCTGATCATAATTGAAAATGTCGGTAATCTTGTCTGCCCTGCCGAATTTGACACAGGCGCTGCTAAAAATGTCATGATCCTGAGCGTCCCCGAAGGCGATGACAAACCACTGAAATATCCCCTAATGTTTTCAGTATGCCATGTTCTTCTTGTAAACAAGACTGACTACATGGAACTGAGCGATTTCAGCATGGATGCCATGGAACAGAGAGTGCGCAGATTAAACCCGAACATAAAAATATTCCCTATTTCCTGCAAGACAGGCGAAGGGATTTCCGAATGGACAGAATGGCTTGAAAATGAGGTGAAAAATTTTCAGGGCTTATAG
- a CDS encoding YebG family protein encodes MAVVIQYVVVRNGVQKMVFTTKKEADAYDKMLDVAEGLLDFMKTAELGIDEKKLEDLAYFLAENSEKVTSILKVAPAAQSPKKTGEPKDKAVKEEE; translated from the coding sequence ATGGCAGTTGTTATTCAGTATGTTGTGGTTCGAAACGGAGTCCAGAAAATGGTATTCACAACCAAAAAAGAGGCTGATGCCTACGATAAAATGCTGGATGTGGCTGAGGGCTTGCTTGATTTCATGAAAACAGCCGAACTCGGAATAGATGAAAAAAAGCTGGAGGATCTGGCCTATTTCCTTGCGGAAAACAGCGAAAAAGTTACCTCTATTCTTAAAGTCGCGCCCGCGGCCCAGTCTCCTAAAAAGACTGGTGAGCCAAAGGACAAGGCTGTTAAGGAAGAAGAATAA
- a CDS encoding ArsR/SmtB family transcription factor: MKQIRCETDICEQLCEHPNNICLAKAEMLSEEELQRIAEIFKILGDATRIKILHALSRQELCVCDISAVIGMAQSAVSHQLRLLRSLRLVKYRKEGKMAWYSLDDSHIFLLLTQGIEHIKNKH; encoded by the coding sequence ATGAAACAGATCAGGTGTGAAACAGATATTTGCGAGCAACTATGCGAACATCCCAATAATATTTGTCTTGCAAAAGCTGAAATGCTGTCCGAGGAAGAGCTCCAGCGCATAGCAGAAATATTTAAAATACTCGGGGACGCCACACGCATTAAAATATTACATGCTCTTTCAAGACAGGAATTATGTGTCTGCGATATTTCTGCGGTTATTGGCATGGCGCAGTCAGCAGTATCCCATCAATTACGTCTTTTGCGAAGTTTACGTCTGGTCAAATATCGCAAGGAAGGCAAGATGGCGTGGTATTCTCTTGATGACAGTCATATTTTTTTGCTCCTGACCCAGGGTATTGAACATATTAAAAACAAACATTAG
- a CDS encoding hydrogenase maturation nickel metallochaperone HypA, with translation MHELPITKSILDVVVKHAALNRVEKVVSITLNIGVLSDLEPEFIQKYFDWISKGTVADGAILKMNKSPLILLCSACSWSYEQDISSGSFTCPECGASEGFRIVSGKGYYIQDMEVM, from the coding sequence GTGCATGAACTTCCAATAACAAAAAGCATACTTGATGTGGTTGTAAAACACGCGGCCCTGAACAGGGTTGAAAAAGTGGTATCCATCACTCTGAATATCGGCGTTCTTTCTGATCTTGAGCCTGAATTCATCCAGAAATATTTTGACTGGATAAGCAAGGGAACTGTTGCTGACGGGGCAATACTTAAAATGAACAAATCACCGCTGATTCTTCTGTGCAGTGCTTGTTCATGGTCTTATGAACAGGACATATCTTCCGGCTCTTTCACCTGCCCTGAATGCGGGGCAAGCGAGGGATTCAGGATAGTATCTGGCAAAGGCTATTATATACAGGACATGGAGGTTATGTGA
- a CDS encoding NAD(P)H-dependent oxidoreductase, producing MRICVLSGSPKGELSVTLQSVLFIQKHFPAHEMNIIHIGREIKSLEKDPAKVSEVVAQISSSEMIIMATPVYTFNIPSQFKRFIELIFASGNAAAFKGKYAACITTSINFFDHSAHSYLRAVCEDLGMNFAGSYSADSYDLLEDGQRSRLLSFAGHIFETATSKRPCSRAFLPVLKSAFAYKSTETSELKLLSDKRVVILIDAKRQGSNLPAMVDKIASQFERAEVLDLSDLNVSGGCLGCIQCGFDHNCVYGDKDDFIAFYENKVKPADILIFAGDIKDRFLSSTWKQFFDRGFYNTHTPTMIGKQLGFMISGPLAQIAPIREVLEAFAEWQGANLVDIITDEPADNSVIDALIREMAEKSLRMAKDSYVRPSTFLGKAGMKVFRDDVYGRHRFVFQADHMYFDNHGIYDFPQDDKRAMDTNATMFELTKDPQMRGAIRKMLKTEMVKPHQKIVETK from the coding sequence ATGCGTATTTGTGTGCTAAGCGGAAGCCCCAAAGGCGAGCTGTCCGTCACATTGCAGTCCGTACTTTTTATTCAGAAGCATTTTCCTGCCCACGAGATGAATATCATTCACATAGGCCGTGAAATCAAATCTCTTGAAAAGGATCCGGCCAAGGTGTCAGAGGTTGTAGCCCAGATTTCATCATCTGAAATGATCATTATGGCGACACCTGTATATACCTTTAATATCCCTTCCCAGTTCAAGCGGTTCATAGAATTGATATTTGCGAGCGGGAATGCTGCCGCATTCAAGGGTAAATATGCTGCATGCATCACCACGTCCATAAATTTTTTCGACCATTCGGCCCATTCATATTTAAGGGCAGTGTGCGAGGATCTCGGAATGAATTTTGCCGGTTCTTATTCAGCCGATTCCTATGATCTGCTTGAAGATGGACAACGCTCAAGACTTCTTAGTTTTGCAGGCCATATTTTTGAAACAGCCACAAGCAAAAGGCCTTGCTCCAGGGCATTTCTTCCTGTTTTAAAATCCGCCTTTGCGTATAAATCCACTGAAACTTCGGAACTAAAGCTTTTAAGCGACAAGAGAGTCGTTATTCTTATTGACGCCAAAAGACAAGGGTCGAATCTACCTGCAATGGTAGATAAAATTGCTTCCCAGTTTGAAAGAGCAGAAGTGCTTGATCTTTCTGATCTAAATGTAAGCGGGGGCTGTCTTGGCTGCATTCAGTGTGGTTTTGACCATAATTGCGTATATGGTGATAAAGACGATTTTATTGCCTTTTATGAAAACAAGGTAAAACCTGCCGATATTCTCATTTTTGCCGGAGATATAAAGGACAGATTCCTTTCATCGACCTGGAAGCAGTTTTTTGACAGGGGCTTTTATAATACCCACACACCAACAATGATCGGCAAACAGCTTGGTTTTATGATTTCAGGCCCGCTTGCCCAGATTGCCCCGATACGCGAAGTCCTGGAAGCCTTTGCTGAATGGCAGGGCGCAAACCTTGTTGATATAATAACAGACGAACCAGCAGATAATTCAGTGATTGATGCCCTTATCAGAGAAATGGCTGAAAAGAGCCTCAGGATGGCAAAAGATTCGTATGTCAGGCCTTCGACGTTTCTTGGTAAAGCAGGGATGAAGGTTTTCAGGGATGATGTATATGGTCGCCACAGATTTGTATTCCAGGCTGATCATATGTATTTCGACAATCATGGAATCTATGATTTTCCACAGGATGACAAGCGCGCAATGGATACTAATGCAACCATGTTTGAGCTTACAAAAGATCCCCAGATGAGGGGAGCTATTCGTAAAATGCTAAAGACAGAGATGGTAAAACCGCATCAGAAAATTGTCGAGACAAAGTAA